tctcaagagcccttttcctcgtttgaattcttgatcaggtctcattgactctccgtcaatgtctgaaaggtaaccaaccgtagactcctcttaacttccattcccttcctcctaacattcctcaaccgggcccgaaatccaaacacttgcattgtggtattactcgagtaaaccggaatcaagagtctctcatactacaagattccctatgatgttgccccaaggcacattaattggcacgaccaagccctcgccggctcgattcaatcaataaccaatggggttgagctcatggataatatttgaagtcatgtatttcatttcatataacatttcatataactttccaataacatgcgaaacaataaatgaaagtgataaagtacactctcacttggatcaatcaacattcaacatctcaagtacaaagatcaaagccatgcaatagcacataagtgagtagtacactcaccaagctagcacaatgtggtttcaaacactttagtcaaaagaacgttgtgcaccaccgtcacgccctaaaaacatgcaaacaaatacaatgagactcgataacgagtcataaaccaaggccaaacatgaccccaataaggttccataaacatttacaaacaatagaggaaaccagaaatttcggaaatgtaactagcattggcccggaaaaatacagttttgacgttattttgcggtaatggcacaactctcactacaattatcggatgggggtgtaagacccaccatttcgaatccaagaaacagagctacaacaatgtagaaggtcactcaatccagttcctaacacaactaggtcaaatatgcaaaatactataccagaattcccaaaacaggtttgcaaatcacacaaaactgtaattactataactcagtccatacaagtccaaattccgatattccaaaggcataagttagctaagacatccagctacatttcattagaagacaccaactccaaaatccaaaccaattccagtcaaaatggccaattactatcgcagttttcgcattctgatcaaagcagaacagctacagtaatttcgtcatatctcactctacactaatccaaatgacctgaaagtttgtaggcacctttaaaatgtcattccctacaactttcatgttttgagctaaggccaattcggcctctatctagtacctaaaaattcggacagaatgtacccttaagaaccctagattttccaattttcttccaaaacagaaattggttgcaattaatcacttttcccacctccttaagtcattatagatcatttccatacatcatagagagccacaccatcatgcttgaattaaaacagaaaattccccaaaaataataaaaagtcatcaattcaaccacaaatcaagaattaatccataaacttgcatcttctacttccactaagcatgatttgagcatcaattaaagaaggagggtggtttttcacaacttacctttaaaacaagagagaaagagctatgggtcaccttaaccttccacataacttcacacaacaactcaccaccactacttgaaggtgttttatggagaaaaatcaaggttggatggttggttttgatgattgaagcaagattgaagccaaaacttgaagaggttttctttcttcctttgagagagagggccggcacttgagaggagaaaatggtgcaatttttggttaattttgtgatttatttggtcaatggtaagacatggaatagtagtcttaaaggtaacccaatcaaatggtgacacttgtcacccaatttaatgcaagtctatcactttgttccctctcacatcaatccaaatagcttcctctaattatctcttaacacccgataaaataattccagtatccaaaacttaatctagttggccgaatttttccgaacttttcgcactagtgggtcccacgtccactatttactcttaattttctaaaaactctccaatactagaaaaatcatcttaaaactataattacgcataaaatctaccagaaaatatttctaaacccgaaaatgcaaaaatatatgcaattaaggggtaataaaccctaggaaaataattagggttttacgggttctcacagagggtgtactttatcacactcattctcttgtctgttcatatgccaatttactatgcaaaatttgaatctgttatctgtgtctgcatctgttcggatttctatgacctatgagctcagtcctgtggctaagttattcgagtcgggccggcaagggcctggacgattagataacgaaccacggtagtctgttcggggattttgggtattgagacccttgattccgggtatactcgagtattaccattttgttcatttgaggtgagcgggcccggtaaaggggtgtttggtggacggaattcggtgttaaaaggggtctacggacgcgttggttctatatacgttgacggagagtcaaccagtttggatcaagtactgcgctggaaatttggctcctgagagccacccgtatccttctgatttgaatcattggttcctttgctttacatctgacatgtgtatctgatttgttaaatgtgaaatgccatgattttaatgctatctgtttggtacctcattgagcgcaagctcacccctttctgttccttttgttttccttataggaaaatgaacccttttggtctggatttgacaaatggctgccaaattgagctagttgaacatatcttttgtatagctcatgtattaaaaccctaagtgtacttttggggcgttttctcttctgatttggcaaaccgtgtatatgtattaacttttgaaagcttttgtatgtcattttgatttgtaaacgctaaagttcagatgtgaatgtttgttagctatttcggttgggttctgacgggtcggttactattcgtggccgactccggatttcattttttttttattttggattattttaccattttgacttgtttacgctcgtttgtaagttccggatcgctatagatagctctaatctgttccgttagtcctggcaagagttgggcaggcggtccgccgaaccctttggttcgcctcagggtaaggtggggctgtcacatggacaacttcatataacatgtgattcatgataatcaagtaatcaagtggacaCTTAGCAtgtaagcacgtaagcaatacaagttgatttcatgggagcatataattcacggatatcgaataATCATATAGATTAgaaatcatgtgagcaaatagtcaagtaatcaggtagtcatgtgggttggtaaacggttgacggttaacagttgacggttaacggttgagtaATGACGGTTATTTGGCAGGCATTTGCCATATTAATAAGCCATCATTGGCCATTATCCCATTTTTAtcatgtgagagtcgaggagattcactccaacgacgtatgcaaccatagcataccaagtcatgttattcgagcaTTTTCAAGCATGGGTATGGTAGATATTTAACACATAGTACTTAACAATTAGAAATCATGAAATGAGCATGTTCTAGACTTATTCCATTACGTATTCCTaaatggaacactcacctagtcaaacaagcgttttaggcgtccgctccgagttcctcttggAGATCTCCTCGattgcctgagcaaacaataattcaAATACCACTCAATATCGCTACGAATTCTCTAGTTTTCGATGAAGATTGTACGCTAGtgcaatctaagaaattaacgcgGAGACGAGCCTAAGAAttcgtgtaactcgaggttcacaagtggggttttaaaatacaagacaaatctgatttccatctctGGATTCAAATGTAGAACAATCAAATGATATTGACAGAAATGAAGAGTTCGAAACcccttagtttcctttaagttagaaaattccagatttaacaaataatctttgaaaaatcatatcttactcTCTACAAgcccaaaattgaaaaacttggtactattcgaaacctctttgaaagtactaaaagttcctagaatacacttttccatgattcaaaatggaaaatagtcaaaaatgggctcaaagttactgttttggttcataaggcagattaaggttggtttttggccaactttggaatttcggtaaaATTCTCTTGTTtggaactagcttttgaaattttcaactctaatagtgttgtaatccaagagtataacaaaacaaaggGAACGAGAAACggggttttgagcaccaagatacggtagctcaaagttactaaaattcccttgtgaaacatgggtttttcaaactcgagtcatgaactttggtaatttatttgacccatgaaacggcctcagaataacaccataattagcagtataatactaccgtataagggttgttcctctaccaaatttcatggaaaaataactTCGGAAAGGTGGTCAATCAAACACCTAAAATTTCGCAAATactaagacaaaactgccttgacccttttgtttttccatttcaGACATTTGGTCAAAGGAAAATTCCTCCAAACCTggttcatggtacatttggtaagtgtttggCATCAAAATATTCAGTTAGCAAGTCTTTGCCaaaccttgcatcaaatctgtctaaaaatcagggttttcaagGGCAGAGCaggtttcatattttgatcacagatcactcaaattaactcggaatttggcatggtttaaggcgttggaaaacacattcatagagctataatttcatagaagaaatcatttttaaattcggtacacaactagctcgaattcgagtcacaagttgcagcctcagcattttgttcttgtaaaacagagaaacagaacagccgacttAAAATAGTTGGTTTGGCTGacatacatggaaccagaatgtgaattttatatCGTCGGAAAGgttggaatgtctagtttcaaatgccgctgacggcactcgatttcgacatcggagttcAAAATTATGGCCGAAATACGaaagctggtcagagcattTCGGAAAtagttccagatttactagctttgttaaatcgatttatttgaccaaccaaacctcaatatttttcaatgaaactttgtacaccatatattcaacatatcaacatgatatacaagtcatgaaactctcaaaattttgcaaaaaggggTGCGATTAAAACAGGGCAAATCTGAACATTTTTGAACTATGCATCTCTTGGAGTCTAGACTAGCTAGGTATCAGTAATCTACCTATTTAAACACTAAACTAGCATTATATCCATCATCAAtccaagggtgggagttcatagagcccaccatcaaaattttccgacatgaaataaaacaaataacatgtaattttggcaaataattccACCACAATAAATCTGTCATCGGCTAAACAGAATTTCCAGCAGCTAATTGGTCATAAAACCAACTTTTACTCGGCTAATACATGATATTAAGTACTCAAATCCGACAAGCAAATACTTGACTAGCTAATCAGATCATCCAAGTCattgtgggaattcatagagcccactcaccaagtttccattaaaactcaaaagagccaccatcggctaagctggaaaaaaattgcagcagctatgtttcaacatttttggtcaatttatcCAACGGATCAAGTACTTTACAACTGAATATCTTACAAGACTTAAGACACATATATTTCATGCATTTCTAAACATTGTTTGCTAatgaaaaattccagaaacaacTGCAAATTCTGGTTTCACTCCCTTGGCAAGTCACGTAAATTTTCCAGCATTTACTCAGtcataaacaaaatttttcttcGGTTTCAATCCACAATTCAACTTTTCCTCAGATTTTCTTCCATTAAGCTTCACTTAATACTTAAAGCTAACAATCTATATGCAATTCATAACAAAATTTTCCCATTTGACAGCAATTACAAATGCAAACAAACATGAAGTCTCTCGGCTATtccagaaaatttccagcagttAAGTTAGACGCAAATCTGGATTTTCTTCAGCTAAAACCTTGTATTAAGtactcaaaaccaacatgcaTGACTAATTAATGGAAATTACTAACAGCTCTGGTTTAAatcaagttcggacagcaaCTACTATCATCCACAATTCCAGAATTTTCCAACAAGTCTCGGATGAAACATGCATGTAGCAGATTcggtttctttttattttatttctcttgcTTAGCCGGTCTGATAatttcatgcaaagcttaatctTCTGATTTTAATTAGTCAAGCACCTACCCAAGTGAAAGTCAACCATTTTCcagcaaatttccagaaacaaGCTGCAATTCCAGCTTCAAACTTTCGACAGCTTTAATTCTTTTCCAAATCAGATTTCTTAAGTCACAAATCCTCCTCTAACCTCACAAGCACCACATGCAAGTCCATAGCTGACCTCACTTGCCTATAACCAACTAATTTCAGCTCAGAAGTTACCTCAAATGGAGCTCACACACACGGTTAGCAGCAGAAATAATCCTCCTCCCTTCGGCAGCCCAGAAAATGCAGACCactagctctctctctcccttgctctggATGGCGGCTGGAATGGAGAAAGTTCAGCCCTCAGTCCCTTCACCAGCTCACGGTTAGAAGGCAGAATGGATCGCAAGtccctctcttccctctctagcttacggacagaaagaaaagaaacaagaagctcGGCTCTCCCTCACTCTCACTCTCGGCTTGCAGAGtgtagctctctctctctctcctggtCGATGATCACGAGGTGAGGAAGAATGGTGTGGAGTAGTTGTGGTAGAGGCTGGAATAATGAAGTGATTTGCGGTAGTGGAGGTTGAGTATATGTGTAGAGGGAAAAGATTGCACTTCGGCAGAAACGGAAATGTGGTTTGAGATGTGAAATAGAAAGAATGGTATATGGTGCCGCGGTTTTAGGAGCAGAGGTTTCGTGTATTAGAATCGATTGCGTATAGAATTGGTGATAGTTGCGGTAATTGAACTTGCGGTCAGAGGGattgtttggtttgcatggaatggtaaggtatttttgtcttttcactcTGCTCCCTaatctcaacttaatttctcacTTCCActttaattctaaaaattatccccaagtgtgatttgaacgcctaattataccctaatatacctaaaccatttttTATCGAATAATTCTCGATTAAActttaatattaaggttcctagtaattcctatattatttagcgattaaattagttattagaatttccaattattatttctcaagaagTGGAGTTAGTCTAAatcgaaatttatcgatttagtaatataaagtcaagtgaaataataattaaatcccagggtgtcaatttgcacataaaaattatttttacgcacttattgtgaaaacaaagaaagataaggatatatttatcgaattttcacgccttaagtatgtttagtatattagaatcatatttatctaaaattcattggttttcatcttaacgcgggaattcttattaacatttaacattagcaactaattggaattaatcatAGGAACTTAAATGATTTATTTTAAGATAGTAAATCTAACGATTCAATTATCATTAATTTAGCATAAAGGAATTAAGTATTCtaacattttatttttaaggcgaaaaattattccaactctaaagatattaatttagtcaaataaaaccaagaaatttcataactttggaaaattatattatttttcacgtaaacctatttttacgtacttaattacgaacaattaaaagtaatactaaaaaaaattatccaagaataaaagaaatgcaaatgaaatatgcactagtttatatatccatttttcaggtttctcacatcctcccctccttacaagaattttgtcctcaaaattcacactttctAAGTAAATAAATCAGggtactttttctgcatttcctcttctaattcccaagttgcttcctccatTCCATGATTTTTCCATAAAACCTTCACCAGAGGAATCTTCTTATTTCTCAATTCCTTTACTTCTCTCTCCTCGGAATAATCTAgtgcatcaaatatatttcttatattttccaaccaattctcagccacctctG
This region of Coffea arabica cultivar ET-39 chromosome 3c, Coffea Arabica ET-39 HiFi, whole genome shotgun sequence genomic DNA includes:
- the LOC140037897 gene encoding uncharacterized protein; translated protein: MTDILELLVAQQGQGVGQGNQEIGENRALERFQKFFPPKFAGGPDPEVAENWLENIRNIFDALDYSEEREVKELRNKKIPLVKVLWKNHGMEEATWELEEEMQKKYPDLFT